One genomic region from Muriicola soli encodes:
- a CDS encoding PaaI family thioesterase yields MSDYKAKILQVCNEIRKNTLMETLEIEYVDVGENFLIARMPVSPKVHQPDGVLHGGATVALAESVGSAASYVFLDGQSFFVRGIEIAANHVRSVKEGWVYAKASILHKGRTTQLWEIRITDEEDRLISQCKLTTIALPKK; encoded by the coding sequence ATGAGCGATTACAAAGCCAAAATCCTTCAGGTCTGTAATGAGATCAGAAAGAACACCCTGATGGAAACTCTTGAGATTGAATATGTAGATGTAGGTGAAAACTTTCTTATCGCAAGGATGCCGGTAAGCCCGAAGGTGCACCAGCCAGATGGGGTGCTTCATGGAGGCGCCACCGTGGCTTTGGCAGAGAGTGTTGGTTCTGCTGCATCGTACGTCTTTCTCGATGGCCAGTCCTTTTTTGTTCGGGGGATAGAAATAGCGGCTAACCACGTTCGCAGCGTCAAAGAAGGATGGGTATATGCCAAAGCAAGTATCCTCCACAAAGGCCGGACTACCCAGTTGTGGGAGATCAGGATTACCGATGAAGAAGATCGCTTAATTTCCCAATGTAAACTCACGACCATTGCCCTCCCCAAAAAATAA